The Terracoccus luteus genome includes a region encoding these proteins:
- the infB gene encoding translation initiation factor IF-2: MAKVRVYELAKELGVESKALLAHLKSQGEFVRSASSTIEPPVVRKIKEQFPDELRNGGAGKSGAATPARPAGQGAPTPGAPSRPSAPRPSGATPSAPGTSSPAGASAPVARTSGSAPTPGPARPAATPSSPAPTGATTPANTPAAPAAGGTSAPARPGSAPSSAPSGTPSSTSGATPGRPAAPGAGSSQSSSPTPATPMSPAAPAASAPERVQSARDGGQQGPGVPSSPRPAPRPGQPRPGNNPFAPSQGMGQTRPPRPGGDAGPRPGNNPFSQNQGMPRPQQRAGSPRPGGTGGAGGPGGPRPAGPGGPRPGAAAGGAPRPGGPRPSPGMMPERSTVGRPGQRPAPGRGGPGGAPGRGGFGGGPGGAPNRGGFGGPRGGGAGRGSTAGAFGRGGGRPVRGRKSKRAKRQEFEQMQAPSIGGVTVPRGDGKTTIRVRRGSSLTDFADKINANPASLVTVLFHLGEMATATQSLDEDTFKVLGVELGYDIQVVSPEEEEKELFDSFNIDLETGIEGEEDEDLEARPPVVTVMGHVDHGKTRLLDAIRNEDVAGGESGGITQHIGAYQVRKEHEGVERAITFIDTPGHEAFTAMRARGAKVTDIAILVVAADDGVMPQTIEALNHAQAADVPIVVAVNKIDVEGANPSKVRQQLTEYNLVAEEYGGDTMFVDVSARQGQNIDSLLEAVLLTADAALDLRANPDREARGVAIEANLDRGRGATATVLVQTGTLHVGDSIVAGSAYGRVRAMLDEHGENVTEAGPSRPVQVLGLSSVPRAGDTFVVAPDDRTARQTAERREAADRQAVLAKSRKRISLEDLNEALAAGRVETLNLILKGDVSGSVEALEDALLKIDVGDDVDLRIIDRGVGAITMNNINLAMASSAIIVGYNVRAEGQNADYAEREGVEIRYYSVIYQAIDEVEAALKGMLKPEFEEVELGTAEIREIFRSSKFGNIAGSIVRSGEIRRGTKARITRNGVVVSENVEVAGLRRFKDDVTDVREGFECGINLGSYNDLQLGDLIATYEMREKPRA; the protein is encoded by the coding sequence GTGGCTAAGGTCCGGGTCTACGAGCTCGCGAAAGAGCTCGGAGTCGAGAGCAAGGCTCTGCTCGCACACTTGAAGAGCCAGGGAGAGTTCGTCCGGTCGGCATCGTCGACCATCGAGCCCCCCGTCGTCCGCAAGATCAAGGAGCAGTTCCCCGACGAGCTGCGCAACGGTGGTGCCGGCAAGTCCGGTGCCGCGACGCCTGCTCGTCCGGCGGGACAGGGTGCACCGACGCCCGGTGCTCCCTCACGTCCGTCTGCGCCGCGCCCCTCGGGTGCGACGCCGTCGGCTCCCGGCACGTCGTCCCCCGCCGGAGCGTCCGCTCCCGTGGCGCGCACGTCCGGGTCGGCACCCACGCCCGGTCCGGCCAGGCCGGCGGCCACCCCGTCGAGCCCGGCACCGACCGGCGCGACCACCCCCGCGAACACCCCCGCGGCACCCGCCGCCGGTGGTACGTCCGCTCCCGCACGCCCGGGTTCGGCCCCGTCGTCCGCTCCGTCCGGCACGCCGTCGTCCACCTCGGGTGCGACGCCGGGCCGCCCGGCCGCACCGGGTGCCGGCTCGTCCCAGTCGTCCTCGCCGACGCCTGCGACCCCGATGTCGCCGGCCGCCCCGGCCGCGTCCGCTCCCGAGCGGGTGCAGAGCGCCCGTGACGGTGGCCAGCAGGGTCCCGGCGTACCGTCGTCGCCCCGTCCGGCCCCCCGTCCGGGTCAGCCGCGCCCCGGCAACAACCCGTTCGCGCCGAGCCAGGGAATGGGTCAGACCCGTCCGCCCCGTCCCGGTGGCGACGCGGGCCCGCGACCGGGCAACAACCCGTTCAGCCAGAACCAGGGGATGCCGCGTCCGCAGCAGCGGGCAGGGTCCCCCCGTCCCGGCGGCACCGGTGGCGCTGGTGGTCCCGGCGGGCCCCGTCCGGCCGGCCCCGGCGGTCCCCGTCCGGGTGCTGCCGCCGGTGGCGCCCCGCGTCCCGGCGGTCCGCGCCCGAGCCCGGGCATGATGCCCGAGCGCAGCACGGTCGGTCGTCCCGGGCAGCGTCCGGCTCCCGGCCGCGGTGGCCCCGGTGGCGCGCCCGGTCGTGGCGGCTTCGGCGGTGGCCCCGGTGGTGCACCCAACCGTGGTGGCTTCGGTGGCCCCCGCGGTGGTGGCGCGGGTCGTGGCTCGACCGCCGGTGCGTTCGGTCGCGGTGGCGGCCGTCCGGTCCGTGGCCGCAAGTCCAAGCGCGCGAAGCGCCAGGAGTTCGAGCAGATGCAGGCGCCGTCGATCGGTGGCGTCACCGTCCCGCGCGGTGACGGCAAGACGACCATCCGCGTGCGTCGTGGCTCGTCGCTGACCGACTTCGCCGACAAGATCAACGCCAACCCGGCCTCGCTCGTCACGGTCCTGTTCCACCTCGGTGAGATGGCCACGGCGACGCAGTCGCTCGACGAGGACACCTTCAAGGTGCTCGGTGTCGAGCTCGGCTACGACATCCAGGTCGTCTCCCCCGAGGAGGAGGAGAAGGAGCTCTTCGACTCCTTCAACATCGACCTCGAGACGGGCATCGAGGGCGAGGAGGACGAGGACCTCGAGGCGCGTCCCCCGGTCGTCACGGTCATGGGCCACGTCGACCACGGAAAGACCCGCCTGCTCGACGCGATCCGCAACGAGGACGTCGCCGGTGGCGAGTCCGGTGGCATCACCCAGCACATCGGTGCCTACCAGGTCCGCAAGGAGCACGAGGGCGTCGAGCGCGCCATCACGTTCATCGACACCCCTGGTCACGAGGCGTTCACCGCCATGCGTGCCCGTGGTGCGAAGGTCACCGACATCGCGATCCTCGTGGTCGCGGCCGACGACGGCGTGATGCCTCAGACCATCGAGGCGCTCAACCACGCCCAGGCGGCCGACGTGCCGATCGTCGTCGCGGTCAACAAGATCGACGTCGAGGGGGCCAACCCCTCGAAGGTCCGTCAGCAGCTGACCGAGTACAACCTCGTGGCCGAGGAGTACGGCGGCGACACGATGTTCGTCGACGTCTCCGCTCGTCAGGGTCAGAACATCGACAGCCTGCTCGAGGCGGTCCTGCTCACGGCCGACGCGGCGCTCGACCTGCGTGCCAACCCGGACCGTGAGGCCCGTGGTGTCGCGATCGAGGCCAACCTCGACCGCGGTCGCGGCGCGACGGCGACGGTGCTGGTCCAGACCGGCACGCTGCACGTCGGCGACTCGATCGTCGCCGGATCGGCCTACGGCCGCGTCCGCGCCATGCTCGACGAGCACGGCGAGAACGTCACCGAGGCCGGCCCGTCGCGGCCCGTCCAGGTGCTCGGTCTGTCGTCCGTGCCGCGCGCCGGTGACACCTTCGTGGTGGCCCCCGACGACCGCACGGCCCGTCAGACCGCGGAGCGCCGCGAGGCAGCCGACCGCCAGGCCGTGCTCGCCAAGAGCCGCAAGCGCATCTCGCTCGAGGACCTCAACGAGGCTCTCGCCGCGGGACGCGTCGAGACCCTCAACCTCATCCTCAAGGGTGACGTGTCGGGTTCGGTCGAGGCGCTCGAGGACGCGCTGCTCAAGATCGACGTCGGCGACGACGTGGACCTGCGCATCATCGACCGCGGCGTCGGTGCCATCACGATGAACAACATCAACCTCGCGATGGCCTCGAGCGCGATCATCGTCGGCTACAACGTCCGCGCCGAGGGCCAGAACGCCGACTACGCCGAGCGCGAGGGCGTGGAGATCCGGTACTACTCGGTCATCTACCAGGCCATCGACGAGGTCGAGGCGGCGCTGAAGGGCATGCTCAAGCCGGAGTTCGAGGAGGTCGAGCTCGGCACGGCGGAGATCCGCGAGATCTTCCGTTCGAGCAAGTTCGGCAACATCGCCGGTTCGATCGTGCGCAGCGGCGAGATCCGCCGCGGCACGAAGGCCCGCATCACCCGCAACGGTGTGGTCGTGTCCGAGAACGTCGAGGTGGCCGGTCTGCGCCGCTTCAAGGATGACGTCACGGACGTCCGCGAGGGCTTCGAGTGCGGTATCAACCTCGGGTCGTACAACGACCTGCAGCTCGGTGACCTCATCGCCACCTACGAGATGCGCGAGAAGCCGCGCGCCTGA
- the rbfA gene encoding 30S ribosome-binding factor RbfA, translating to MADPARARKIADRIKVIVAEHLEFRIKDERLGFVTITDARVTGDLQHASVFYTVFGSDEERQATAQVLEANKGRIRSAVGKGIGIRLTPSIEFIADALPEGAAHLEDLVAQTRARDEELARAAAGARHAGDADPYRKPVDRDGEDDADGTADAAATDVEVR from the coding sequence ATGGCCGACCCAGCCCGCGCCCGCAAGATCGCCGACCGCATCAAGGTCATCGTCGCGGAGCACCTCGAGTTCCGGATCAAGGACGAGCGGCTCGGCTTCGTGACGATCACCGACGCGCGCGTCACCGGTGACCTTCAGCACGCCTCCGTCTTCTACACCGTCTTCGGCTCCGACGAGGAGCGCCAGGCCACCGCCCAGGTGCTCGAGGCCAACAAGGGCCGCATCCGCTCCGCGGTCGGCAAGGGCATCGGCATCCGCCTCACCCCGTCGATCGAGTTCATCGCCGACGCCCTGCCCGAGGGTGCCGCGCACCTCGAGGACCTCGTGGCCCAGACCCGCGCCCGCGACGAGGAGCTCGCCCGTGCCGCCGCCGGCGCCCGCCACGCTGGCGACGCCGACCCGTACCGCAAGCCGGTCGACCGCGACGGCGAGGACGACGCCGACGGCACCGCCGACGCAGCCGCGACGGACGTCGAGGTCAGGTGA
- the truB gene encoding tRNA pseudouridine(55) synthase TruB, translating to MTRSRTASATPAASGLLVVDKPAGWTSHDVVARARRLCGTRRVGHAGTLDPMATGVLVLGVERGTKLLTFLVGCDKSYRSTIRLGQDTVTDDAEGDVVTATGVTDPDDLLVALPGRVAALTGDIEQVPSSVSAIKVDGVRSYTRVRQGDAVELAARPVTVSRFDLLATRTATTPDGLAVVDVDVEVDVSSGTYVRALARDLGAALGVGGHLTALRRTRVGRFGLDQAADFAALVAAQTAPADGDADPATATAPVTAPSPLPLIPLAEAARAQLPVHELTEAEAVRIGHGQRVPSAHHGAPGDPGDPGALRASGMDAVAALDPAGRLIAVLDETGPTAKARVVFETAPPR from the coding sequence GTGACCCGCAGCCGGACGGCATCCGCGACTCCCGCCGCCTCGGGGCTGCTCGTCGTCGACAAGCCGGCCGGGTGGACCAGCCACGACGTCGTCGCGCGGGCCCGTCGCCTGTGCGGCACCCGTCGCGTGGGGCACGCCGGCACCCTCGACCCGATGGCGACCGGGGTGCTCGTGCTCGGCGTCGAGCGCGGGACGAAGCTGCTGACCTTCCTCGTCGGCTGCGACAAGTCGTACCGGTCCACGATCCGGCTCGGGCAGGACACCGTCACCGACGACGCCGAGGGTGACGTCGTGACCGCCACCGGCGTAACGGACCCCGACGACCTGCTGGTCGCCCTGCCGGGCCGGGTGGCCGCCCTCACCGGCGACATCGAGCAGGTGCCGAGCTCGGTGAGCGCCATCAAGGTGGACGGGGTGCGCAGCTACACGCGCGTCCGTCAGGGGGATGCCGTCGAGCTCGCCGCGCGGCCCGTGACCGTCTCGCGCTTCGACCTCCTCGCCACCCGCACCGCGACCACGCCGGACGGACTCGCGGTGGTCGACGTCGACGTCGAGGTGGACGTCTCGTCGGGCACCTACGTACGGGCGCTCGCCCGCGACCTGGGCGCGGCCCTCGGCGTCGGCGGGCACCTCACGGCGCTGCGCCGCACCCGGGTGGGACGGTTCGGCCTCGACCAGGCCGCTGACTTCGCCGCCCTCGTCGCGGCCCAGACCGCCCCGGCGGACGGTGACGCCGACCCGGCCACCGCCACGGCTCCCGTCACCGCTCCGTCACCGCTGCCGCTGATCCCCCTGGCCGAGGCGGCACGGGCCCAGCTGCCTGTGCACGAGCTGACCGAGGCCGAGGCCGTGCGCATCGGCCACGGACAGCGGGTGCCGAGCGCGCACCACGGCGCTCCCGGTGATCCCGGTGATCCCGGCGCTCTGAGAGCTTCCGGAATGGACGCGGTCGCCGCGCTCGACCCCGCCGGCCGCCTCATCGCCGTCCTCGACGAGACCGGCCCGACCGCCAAGGCGCGAGTCGTCTTCGAGACCGCACCGCCGCGCTGA
- a CDS encoding bifunctional riboflavin kinase/FAD synthetase: MQRWFEVGEVPQGLGPTVVTLGNFDGVHRGHREVLGRVVREAAERGATPVAVTFDPHPVAVLYPDRAPAAVMSLAQRLDALETVGLGATLVIEFTREFAQQTPEEFVESVFVRALHASVVVVGKDTRFGVRNSGDVETLRTLGRAHGFEVITLEDVGDGDERARWSSTQLRAELLDGSVEHAAEILGRPHVVSGTVVHGDHRGRELGYPTANLSQDHEGLVPSDGVYAGWLLRRDLPVDAPDRTLPAAVSVGTNPTFDGQQRRVEAYVLDRTDLDLYGERVSVEFVSLLRPTLRFDSIDELVVQMEQDVARCREILSAIVPS; encoded by the coding sequence GTGCAGCGCTGGTTCGAGGTGGGCGAGGTCCCGCAGGGTCTGGGCCCGACGGTCGTCACGCTCGGCAACTTCGACGGCGTGCACCGCGGGCACCGGGAGGTGCTCGGTCGCGTCGTGCGCGAGGCCGCCGAACGCGGCGCCACCCCCGTGGCCGTCACCTTCGACCCGCACCCCGTCGCCGTGCTCTACCCCGACCGCGCCCCGGCCGCCGTCATGAGCCTCGCCCAGCGGCTCGACGCCCTCGAGACCGTCGGGCTGGGCGCGACCCTCGTCATCGAGTTCACCCGCGAGTTCGCCCAGCAGACGCCGGAGGAGTTCGTCGAGTCGGTGTTCGTGCGGGCCCTGCACGCGTCCGTCGTCGTGGTCGGCAAGGACACCCGGTTCGGCGTCCGCAACTCCGGCGACGTCGAGACGCTGCGCACGCTCGGTCGCGCCCACGGGTTCGAGGTCATCACCCTCGAGGACGTCGGCGACGGTGACGAGCGCGCCCGCTGGAGCTCGACCCAGCTGCGGGCCGAGCTGCTCGACGGGTCGGTCGAGCACGCCGCCGAGATCCTCGGTCGGCCGCACGTCGTCAGCGGCACCGTCGTGCACGGCGACCACCGCGGGCGCGAGCTCGGCTACCCGACGGCCAACCTCAGCCAGGACCACGAGGGCCTCGTGCCGAGCGACGGTGTCTACGCCGGCTGGCTGCTGCGTCGCGACCTGCCCGTCGACGCGCCCGACCGCACCCTGCCCGCGGCCGTGAGCGTGGGGACCAACCCCACCTTCGACGGCCAGCAGCGCCGCGTCGAGGCGTACGTGCTCGACCGCACCGACCTCGACCTCTACGGCGAGCGCGTCTCCGTGGAGTTCGTCTCGCTGCTGCGACCGACCCTGCGGTTCGACTCGATCGACGAGCTCGTGGTGCAGATGGAGCAGGACGTCGCGCGCTGCCGCGAGATCCTCTCGGCCATCGTCCCGTCCTGA
- a CDS encoding AMP-dependent synthetase/ligase: MPQLSLADRHVDQAVLDGRAPSVGALFRSRVQRTPDAPAYLYFAGGGTDLTTLTWRATHERVQEWAAGLVDLGVEVGDRVAIASTTRVEWVLADLAVACAGGATTTVYPTTIAEDVAYILSNSGSEVVFAEDAEQVAKLQAVRSEVPGVRRVVALTGPGSDDGWVVTTDELAALGRRRIEQEPGLVDARIDRLGPEDLAVLIYTSGTTGRPKGVRLVQDSVVYEGAVIEALGTFTVDDLQFLWLPLSHVFGKMLLATGLQIGFPTAVDGRVDKIVENMGVVKPTFMAGPPRIFEKAHGRIALMFAQETGVKKSLIDWALKVGAEMRDTLENGDTPSTALALRHKVATKLVLHKVQERFGGRVRFMISGSAPLNADVARWFGAVGLLVNEGYGLTETSSGTTVNPPDPGSYRYGSVGWPMPGTEVRVADDGELLVRGPGVMRGYHDNPEATAEVLTDDGWFHTGDIGSIDERGFVHVTDRKKDLFKTSGGKYVAPAEIEARFKGLCPFVSQFLVHGAGHNYATALVTLDPDAVAMWAPTVGLEGRPYAEVVTSPQARELVQGYVDRLNAGLNRWETIKRFHVLDHDLTVEAGDLTPSMKLRRRAVTEKHRSELDALYADADA; encoded by the coding sequence ATGCCCCAGCTGTCCCTCGCCGACCGGCACGTCGACCAGGCGGTGCTCGACGGACGGGCGCCCAGCGTCGGCGCCCTCTTCCGCTCGCGTGTGCAGCGCACGCCCGACGCGCCCGCCTACCTCTACTTCGCGGGGGGCGGCACCGACCTGACCACCCTCACGTGGCGCGCCACCCACGAGCGGGTCCAGGAGTGGGCGGCCGGCCTCGTCGACCTCGGCGTCGAGGTGGGCGACCGCGTCGCCATCGCCTCGACGACCCGCGTCGAGTGGGTGCTGGCCGACCTCGCCGTCGCCTGCGCGGGCGGGGCCACGACGACCGTCTACCCGACGACGATCGCCGAGGACGTCGCCTACATCCTCAGCAACTCCGGCAGCGAGGTCGTCTTCGCCGAGGACGCCGAGCAGGTGGCCAAGCTGCAGGCCGTGCGCTCGGAGGTGCCCGGCGTGCGGCGGGTCGTCGCCCTCACCGGGCCCGGCAGCGACGACGGGTGGGTCGTCACGACCGACGAGCTCGCCGCGCTCGGCCGGCGTCGCATCGAGCAGGAGCCGGGCCTGGTCGACGCCCGCATCGACCGCCTGGGCCCCGAAGACCTCGCCGTGCTCATCTACACCTCCGGCACGACGGGGCGGCCCAAGGGCGTGCGCCTCGTGCAGGACTCCGTCGTCTACGAGGGCGCCGTCATCGAGGCGCTCGGCACCTTCACCGTCGACGACCTGCAGTTCCTGTGGCTGCCGCTGTCGCACGTCTTCGGCAAGATGCTGCTCGCCACCGGCTTGCAGATCGGCTTCCCGACCGCGGTCGACGGGCGGGTCGACAAGATCGTCGAGAACATGGGCGTCGTCAAGCCCACCTTCATGGCCGGCCCGCCCCGCATCTTCGAGAAGGCGCACGGCCGCATCGCGCTGATGTTCGCGCAGGAGACCGGCGTGAAGAAGTCGCTCATCGACTGGGCCCTCAAGGTCGGGGCCGAGATGCGCGACACCCTCGAGAACGGCGACACCCCGTCGACGGCGCTCGCGCTGCGGCACAAGGTCGCGACCAAGCTCGTGCTGCACAAGGTGCAGGAGCGCTTCGGCGGGCGGGTCCGCTTCATGATCAGCGGGTCGGCGCCGCTCAACGCCGACGTCGCCCGCTGGTTCGGCGCCGTCGGCCTGCTCGTCAACGAGGGCTACGGCCTGACCGAGACCTCGTCCGGCACGACGGTCAACCCGCCCGACCCCGGCAGCTACCGCTACGGCTCGGTCGGCTGGCCCATGCCGGGCACCGAGGTGCGGGTCGCCGACGACGGCGAGCTGCTCGTGCGCGGCCCCGGCGTCATGCGCGGCTACCACGACAACCCCGAGGCGACGGCCGAGGTGCTCACCGACGACGGCTGGTTCCACACCGGCGACATCGGCAGCATCGACGAGCGCGGCTTCGTGCACGTCACCGACCGCAAGAAGGACCTCTTCAAGACCTCGGGCGGCAAGTACGTCGCCCCGGCCGAGATCGAGGCCCGCTTCAAGGGCCTGTGCCCGTTCGTCAGCCAGTTCCTCGTGCACGGCGCGGGCCACAACTACGCCACCGCGCTTGTCACCCTCGACCCGGATGCCGTCGCCATGTGGGCTCCCACGGTCGGCCTCGAGGGCCGGCCCTACGCCGAGGTCGTGACGAGCCCGCAGGCGCGGGAGCTCGTGCAGGGGTACGTCGACCGCCTCAACGCCGGGCTCAACCGGTGGGAGACGATCAAGCGCTTCCACGTGCTCGACCACGACCTCACCGTCGAGGCCGGCGACCTCACGCCCAGTATGAAGCTGCGCCGCCGCGCTGTCACCGAGAAGCACCGCAGCGAGCTCGACGCCCTCTACGCCGACGCGGACGCCTGA
- a CDS encoding TIGR03960 family B12-binding radical SAM protein codes for MSGESLFPALEPLLERVSKPIQYVGGELNSTVKDWNVGGLGDDGVELTTRWALMYPDAYEVGVPNQGVMILYEVLNERPDALAERTYAVWPDMEAQLRDAGLPQFTVDGHRAVGDFDLFGLSFSTELGYTNMLTALDLAGIPLHSADRGVEHPLVIAGGHAAFNPEPVSDFIDAAIVGDGEQAVLTVTDIVGEWKAQGRPGGRREVLLRLARTGGVYVPAFYDVDYLPDGRIRRVAPASDAPGVPWRVSKHTVMDLDAWPYPKQPLVPLAESVHERMSVEIFRGCTRGCRFCQAGMITRPVRERSITGIGEMVEKGLAATGFEEVGLLSLSSADHSEIAEITKGLADRYEGTQTGLSLPSTRVDAFNIDLANELTRNGRRSGLTFAPEGGSERIRKVINKMVSEDDLIQTVAAAYGAGWRQVKLYFMCGLPTETDEDVLQIAELAKRVIETGRQVSGRRDIRCTVSIGGFVPKPHTPFQWASQLGVEETDARLLKLREAIRADKRYGSSIGFRYHDGQPGIVEGLLSRGDRRVGRVIEAVWRDGGRFDGWSEHFSYERWMRCAAAEFAAMPWDVDLAWYTTRERDQNEVLPWDHLDSGLDKDWLWEDWQDALDETEVDDCRWTPCFDCGVCPQMGTEIEIGPTGKTLLPLTVLGTGREALVEAHQH; via the coding sequence ATGTCCGGTGAGTCGCTGTTCCCTGCCCTCGAGCCGCTGCTGGAACGGGTCAGCAAGCCGATCCAGTACGTCGGCGGTGAGCTCAACTCGACGGTGAAGGACTGGAACGTCGGTGGCCTCGGCGACGACGGCGTCGAGCTGACCACGCGGTGGGCCCTGATGTACCCCGACGCGTACGAGGTCGGGGTGCCGAACCAGGGCGTCATGATCCTCTACGAGGTCCTCAACGAGCGCCCCGACGCCCTCGCCGAGCGCACGTACGCCGTGTGGCCCGACATGGAGGCGCAGCTGAGGGATGCCGGCCTGCCGCAGTTCACGGTCGACGGGCACCGGGCCGTCGGCGACTTCGACCTCTTCGGCCTGAGCTTCTCGACCGAGCTCGGCTACACGAACATGCTGACCGCGCTCGACCTCGCCGGCATCCCGCTCCACAGCGCGGACCGCGGCGTCGAGCACCCGCTCGTCATCGCGGGCGGGCACGCCGCGTTCAACCCGGAGCCCGTGTCCGACTTCATCGACGCGGCCATCGTCGGCGACGGCGAGCAGGCGGTGCTCACGGTCACCGACATCGTGGGCGAGTGGAAGGCGCAGGGCCGCCCCGGCGGTCGTCGCGAGGTGCTGCTGCGCCTCGCCCGCACCGGTGGCGTGTACGTGCCCGCCTTCTACGACGTCGACTACCTGCCGGACGGGCGCATCCGACGGGTCGCCCCGGCATCCGACGCCCCCGGCGTGCCCTGGCGCGTGTCGAAGCACACCGTCATGGACCTCGACGCGTGGCCCTACCCGAAGCAGCCGCTCGTGCCGCTGGCCGAGTCGGTGCACGAGCGCATGTCGGTCGAGATCTTCCGCGGCTGCACGCGCGGCTGCCGGTTCTGCCAGGCGGGCATGATCACCCGCCCGGTGCGCGAGCGGTCGATCACGGGCATCGGCGAGATGGTCGAGAAGGGCCTGGCCGCGACCGGCTTCGAGGAGGTGGGGCTGCTCTCGCTCAGCTCGGCCGACCACTCGGAGATCGCCGAGATCACCAAGGGCCTGGCCGACCGCTACGAGGGGACGCAGACCGGTCTGTCACTGCCGTCGACCCGCGTCGACGCCTTCAACATCGACCTCGCCAACGAGCTGACCCGCAACGGGCGGCGCTCGGGCCTCACCTTCGCCCCCGAGGGCGGCAGCGAGCGGATCCGCAAGGTCATCAACAAGATGGTCAGCGAGGACGACCTCATCCAGACCGTCGCGGCGGCGTACGGCGCCGGCTGGCGCCAGGTCAAGCTCTACTTCATGTGCGGCCTGCCGACCGAGACCGACGAGGACGTGCTGCAGATCGCCGAGCTGGCCAAGCGCGTCATCGAGACCGGCCGCCAGGTGTCCGGGCGGCGCGACATCCGCTGCACCGTCTCGATCGGCGGGTTCGTGCCCAAGCCGCACACCCCCTTCCAGTGGGCCTCGCAGCTCGGGGTCGAGGAGACGGACGCACGGCTGCTCAAGCTGCGCGAGGCGATCCGGGCCGACAAGCGGTACGGCAGCTCGATCGGCTTCCGCTACCACGACGGCCAGCCCGGCATCGTCGAAGGGCTGCTCTCGCGCGGCGACCGTCGTGTCGGGCGGGTCATCGAGGCGGTGTGGCGCGACGGCGGCCGGTTCGACGGCTGGAGCGAGCACTTCTCCTACGAGCGCTGGATGCGGTGTGCGGCAGCGGAGTTCGCGGCCATGCCCTGGGACGTCGACCTCGCCTGGTACACCACCCGCGAGCGCGACCAGAACGAGGTGCTGCCGTGGGACCACCTCGACAGCGGCCTCGACAAGGACTGGCTCTGGGAGGACTGGCAGGACGCCCTCGACGAGACCGAGGTCGACGACTGCCGCTGGACCCCGTGCTTCGACTGCGGCGTCTGCCCCCAGATGGGCACCGAGATCGAGATCGGGCCCACCGGCAAGACGCTGCTGCCGCTGACCGTGCTCGGCACCGGCCGCGAGGCCCTCGTCGAGGCGCACCAGCACTGA